The Neorhodopirellula lusitana genome includes a window with the following:
- a CDS encoding SGNH/GDSL hydrolase family protein, with the protein MKTFTLVLLFSCIVAGNSFAQETANEDPFVSLKQDLQLRWPKNRLIRFVFHGHSVPSGYGRAGEVHRYESYPMLFHRNLCEKYNYATIDLAITAIGGENAIRGEARFQEDVLALKPDVVFIDYSLNDRSFGLEKSATAWRSMIEQCQAANIPVVLLTPTPDSHEDILDSSTILAQHAKQVRELAKEYEVPLIDSYAAFGERVRNGEKIETYLSQPNHPNKAGNKIVAELIGRLFF; encoded by the coding sequence ATGAAAACGTTCACGTTGGTTTTACTGTTCTCCTGCATTGTCGCCGGCAACAGCTTCGCTCAAGAAACGGCGAACGAGGACCCCTTTGTATCTCTCAAGCAAGACTTGCAACTGCGCTGGCCAAAGAACCGTTTGATACGGTTCGTGTTCCATGGCCACTCCGTGCCATCGGGATATGGGCGTGCGGGAGAGGTTCACCGGTATGAATCGTACCCAATGCTGTTTCATCGCAATCTGTGTGAAAAATACAATTACGCAACCATCGATCTGGCGATCACCGCCATTGGGGGCGAAAATGCGATTCGCGGCGAAGCGAGATTCCAAGAGGATGTTCTCGCGTTGAAGCCGGACGTCGTGTTCATTGACTACTCACTGAATGATCGTTCGTTTGGTCTCGAGAAATCGGCCACAGCCTGGCGTTCGATGATTGAGCAATGCCAAGCCGCAAACATTCCGGTCGTCTTGTTGACCCCCACACCGGACTCCCACGAAGACATTCTCGATAGCTCCACGATTCTTGCTCAACATGCCAAGCAGGTTCGCGAGTTGGCGAAAGAGTATGAAGTGCCGCTGATCGATTCGTATGCCGCTTTTGGCGAGCGAGTTCGTAACGGAGAGAAGATTGAAACTTATCTTTCACAACCCAATCATCCCAACAAAGCGGGCAACAAGATCGTTGCTGAGTTGATTGGTCGCTTGTTTTTCTAA
- a CDS encoding cellulase family glycosylhydrolase — protein sequence MISQTSRLRLLAFCIIVLQSMSVCLSGGLNLAPKRGSSNQGAFLPGVFDYVYSGSDIAQIKSAHFTNFRYPVNVETCNDDKALDRIVALMSQLGNRGIVCMWDTNQPGEIEHGDGRINDVDKLAAAWKKLYQRIKQHKEIQLEIFNEPFGYDSADEYLDLMNSIIEKAGLPQDRCILDGLGYAEDVRSVADAGWTGTLAYHFYPNWLPDGQRTTENYSQVIQRALEGVENKIVVTEFGADLKRFHPRRRSRRPDKDVAALDGLEDALTKVIKNGQHIEETYHWHGWDNNDSYSFWGEGNRFGAEQIRDLQDTVQRLMQ from the coding sequence ATGATTAGCCAAACATCTCGCCTTCGCCTCCTTGCGTTTTGCATCATTGTCTTGCAATCAATGAGCGTCTGCCTTAGCGGCGGATTGAATCTCGCTCCCAAACGCGGGTCCTCCAACCAAGGTGCGTTTCTGCCGGGCGTTTTTGATTACGTCTACAGCGGCAGTGATATCGCTCAAATCAAGAGCGCCCATTTCACGAATTTCCGATATCCGGTGAACGTCGAGACGTGCAACGACGACAAAGCGTTGGACCGAATCGTCGCACTGATGTCCCAGTTAGGAAACCGTGGCATCGTGTGCATGTGGGACACGAATCAACCGGGCGAAATCGAGCATGGCGACGGCCGAATCAATGACGTCGATAAGCTCGCCGCTGCTTGGAAGAAGCTTTACCAACGGATCAAACAACATAAGGAGATCCAGCTAGAGATCTTTAACGAACCGTTCGGATACGACAGTGCCGACGAATACCTAGACTTGATGAATTCGATCATTGAGAAAGCAGGCCTTCCTCAAGATCGCTGTATCCTAGACGGGCTCGGATACGCCGAAGACGTGCGGTCGGTCGCCGACGCGGGATGGACCGGCACGCTGGCGTACCACTTCTATCCCAACTGGTTGCCCGACGGTCAACGAACGACGGAGAACTACTCGCAAGTCATCCAGCGTGCCCTCGAGGGCGTCGAAAATAAAATCGTTGTTACCGAATTTGGAGCCGACTTAAAGCGTTTCCATCCACGACGAAGATCACGGCGTCCCGACAAAGACGTGGCCGCCCTGGACGGTCTGGAAGATGCGTTGACCAAGGTGATCAAGAACGGCCAACACATCGAAGAGACCTATCACTGGCATGGTTGGGACAACAACGACTCCTACAGTTTCTGGGGTGAAGGCAACAGATTCGGTGCGGAGCAAATTCGCGATTTGCAGGACACAGTGCAGCGTTTGATGCAGTAG
- a CDS encoding discoidin domain-containing protein, with protein sequence MLTTKIRKGTPRAFVLLHALIFMCVFPASSFAIDLSGTWQVRLDPNDVGERERWFDHVDGVEISLPGTTVEAGLGTPLELEPALTKEVFQHLHPHFRYVGAAWYTRTISLEDGWQESNATLLLERLIWESTVWLNGKMVGSEDSLSTPHRYSVGDYLKTGENTLCVRVDNRPKVDIGVLGHAYTDETQTIWNGIIGRIELNRTDNQTLAIRTQPLRVQVPSSGRLVVNVEPLNSDRSDVPTWTIEVDRSGEVIVEIDHKKLTPWSEFDPALYRVTARFLSSDSSSELSANFVTGFRNVETDGRALLVNDQPAFMRGTLECCIFPKTGYPPMDITAHSPGGPNKQTSRVDNRSTTYGWGKVFRTLKEYGLNHLRFHSWCPPEAAFAAADRHGVYLQVELPNWTFKMGQSPLVDEYLLKEGERILREYSHHPSFVFFSMGNELTGDYSHLDEMIRHFRSISPHLLYTSTSYSFSKRGESPGPADDVFISQKTRTGWVRGQGFLNQTPPTTDSDYTPGLDSLDIPLITHEVGQYNVYPNLEELPKYDGNLRALNFEAIQQDLRNKGRLKDAAAYTRGSGELAAILYKEDVERALRTRGLSGIQLLDLHDFPGQSTATVGLLDAFWDSKGSITPAEFRRFCSPVVPLIRMPKRTWSSDETFTAKVEIANFSDQPIKTGNVHWKIEDQRGHVLAERTIPLDVIEIGNGNTIAEIVFPLAKVQDASQLKVTVSVEGHDSENDWNFWVYPVGPAQSNGDVVVIRRFGDKLFDALAKGQRVLFLPSREEIRAPLDGRFIPVFWSPLHFANQPGSLGTVIDAEHPLFGGFPTEQHTDWQWWELLATSTSVNVDQLGADFEPIMQFIDKYNRNSLPATLWESQVGEGSLLVCTLDIESEPAKRIAASQLKRSILSYLNSPDFSPRQTMTNEQIASLFRSRPYRLSLSNGTSHPDYPLTNLLDGDPNSIWHSDWRGGKNQYPYAVDFEMIEPMQIAGLNYVQRQDNTRGRIRRFRVRTSPNGRSWTTVAEGETPPREIRFDTPIDASHLRFEAISDVGGTENCAIAELSPIFIDRTTRVDELGLIENFNK encoded by the coding sequence ATGCTTACCACTAAGATTCGAAAGGGCACACCGAGAGCATTCGTGTTGCTGCACGCGCTGATCTTCATGTGCGTCTTTCCAGCATCGTCCTTCGCGATTGACCTCTCCGGGACCTGGCAAGTGCGTTTGGACCCCAACGACGTGGGTGAACGCGAACGGTGGTTCGATCATGTTGACGGTGTGGAAATCAGTTTACCCGGCACAACGGTGGAGGCGGGACTCGGCACACCGCTGGAATTGGAACCGGCGTTAACCAAAGAGGTTTTCCAGCATCTTCATCCCCATTTTCGCTATGTCGGCGCTGCGTGGTACACACGCACAATCTCGCTAGAGGACGGATGGCAGGAGTCCAACGCGACCTTGCTTCTCGAGCGACTCATTTGGGAATCAACCGTTTGGCTCAATGGAAAAATGGTGGGCTCGGAAGACTCGCTTTCGACGCCCCATCGCTATTCCGTCGGCGACTACTTGAAAACGGGAGAGAACACGCTTTGCGTTCGTGTCGACAATCGACCGAAAGTCGATATCGGCGTTCTGGGACACGCCTATACCGACGAAACACAAACGATCTGGAACGGCATCATTGGAAGGATCGAACTCAATCGAACCGACAACCAGACGCTGGCCATCCGAACGCAACCACTACGCGTTCAGGTTCCCAGTTCAGGACGACTCGTCGTTAACGTCGAACCCTTGAACTCGGATCGCTCCGACGTGCCTACGTGGACCATTGAAGTCGATCGGTCCGGTGAAGTTATCGTCGAAATCGATCATAAAAAGCTAACTCCGTGGTCGGAATTCGATCCGGCGTTGTACCGAGTGACGGCACGCTTCCTCTCAAGTGATTCGTCAAGCGAGCTGAGCGCAAACTTCGTCACGGGTTTTCGCAATGTCGAAACTGACGGACGCGCGTTGCTGGTTAACGATCAGCCCGCGTTCATGCGGGGCACATTGGAGTGCTGCATCTTCCCAAAAACCGGCTATCCGCCGATGGACATCACGGCTCACTCACCCGGTGGACCAAACAAACAAACCTCGCGTGTTGATAATCGATCGACGACCTATGGTTGGGGCAAGGTCTTCCGAACGCTGAAAGAATACGGACTGAACCATTTGCGTTTCCATTCTTGGTGCCCACCCGAAGCGGCCTTCGCCGCCGCGGATCGCCATGGCGTCTACCTGCAAGTCGAGTTGCCTAATTGGACGTTCAAAATGGGGCAGTCACCTCTCGTGGACGAGTATCTGCTCAAAGAAGGCGAGCGGATCCTGCGTGAGTACTCGCACCATCCGTCGTTCGTTTTCTTCAGCATGGGAAATGAGCTAACCGGCGACTACAGCCATCTTGATGAAATGATCCGTCATTTTCGCAGCATCTCGCCTCATTTGCTTTACACGAGCACTTCGTACTCGTTTTCGAAGCGTGGTGAATCACCTGGCCCAGCCGATGACGTTTTTATCTCGCAGAAGACTCGCACCGGCTGGGTACGCGGGCAAGGGTTCCTCAATCAAACGCCTCCAACGACCGACAGCGACTACACACCGGGTCTCGATTCGCTCGACATCCCACTGATCACCCACGAAGTCGGCCAATACAACGTCTACCCCAACTTGGAAGAGCTTCCCAAATACGACGGCAATCTGCGGGCGTTGAACTTCGAAGCGATCCAACAGGATCTGCGAAACAAGGGGCGACTCAAGGATGCCGCGGCGTACACGCGTGGATCGGGTGAATTGGCCGCCATTCTTTACAAAGAAGACGTCGAACGTGCGTTACGAACACGCGGGCTATCGGGAATTCAATTGCTGGACCTGCATGACTTCCCCGGTCAAAGCACCGCGACGGTCGGACTGCTCGACGCGTTTTGGGATTCCAAGGGAAGCATCACACCGGCTGAATTCCGCCGCTTTTGCTCGCCCGTTGTTCCGTTGATTCGGATGCCCAAACGAACGTGGAGCAGCGACGAAACGTTTACGGCCAAAGTTGAGATCGCGAACTTCAGCGACCAACCAATCAAAACAGGCAATGTTCACTGGAAGATCGAAGACCAGCGAGGTCACGTACTCGCCGAACGCACCATCCCGCTCGACGTCATCGAGATCGGCAATGGAAACACCATCGCGGAAATTGTGTTTCCACTCGCCAAAGTCCAAGACGCCTCACAACTGAAAGTGACCGTATCGGTAGAAGGACACGATTCGGAAAACGATTGGAACTTTTGGGTCTACCCCGTCGGTCCAGCGCAATCCAACGGAGACGTTGTCGTCATTCGTCGTTTCGGTGACAAGCTTTTCGACGCCCTCGCGAAAGGACAGCGTGTGCTCTTCTTGCCCTCGCGGGAAGAAATCCGTGCTCCGCTTGATGGACGTTTCATCCCCGTATTTTGGAGCCCGTTGCATTTTGCAAACCAGCCAGGGTCGTTGGGGACCGTGATCGATGCGGAACATCCGCTGTTCGGCGGATTCCCAACCGAACAACACACCGACTGGCAATGGTGGGAGTTGCTCGCGACGTCCACGTCAGTGAACGTGGATCAACTGGGCGCGGACTTTGAACCCATCATGCAGTTCATCGACAAATACAACCGCAACAGTCTTCCCGCAACGCTATGGGAATCCCAAGTCGGTGAAGGATCGCTATTGGTGTGCACGCTCGACATTGAAAGCGAACCGGCAAAACGTATCGCAGCATCGCAGCTAAAACGCTCCATCTTGTCGTACCTCAACAGCCCCGATTTTTCACCACGTCAAACAATGACGAATGAACAGATCGCGAGTCTGTTTCGATCGCGTCCGTACCGTCTCAGTTTAAGCAATGGAACCAGCCACCCGGATTACCCGCTGACCAACCTGCTCGACGGTGACCCAAACAGCATCTGGCATTCCGATTGGCGAGGCGGGAAGAACCAGTATCCATACGCCGTTGATTTTGAAATGATCGAACCCATGCAGATTGCCGGGTTGAACTACGTGCAACGACAGGACAACACACGAGGACGAATTCGGCGATTCCGGGTCCGGACGAGCCCGAACGGAAGGTCATGGACGACCGTCGCCGAAGGAGAAACACCACCACGCGAGATTCGATTTGACACGCCCATCGACGCGTCTCACCTGCGTTTCGAAGCGATCTCGGACGTGGGTGGTACTGAGAACTGCGCGATTGCTGAACTTTCCCCTATATTCATCGATCGCACTACTCGCGTTGATGAACTGGGACTTATCGAGAACTTCAACAAATGA
- a CDS encoding sugar porter family MFS transporter, giving the protein MGNNNSFHIGYIFRISLVAAFGGLLFGYDWVVIGGAKPFYEPYFDLVGPDKAWLSGWAMSSALSGCLAGALLSGAFTDSMGRKKMLIIAAILFTASAIWTAFSQSFSTFIVARILGGIGIGLASNVSPIYIAEVSPTSMRGKFVSLNQLTIVIGVLAAQVVNLLIYNYSPIDREATADVILNSWSGQYGWRWMFAAEAIPAGLFFLLALVIPESPRWLLQQNRTGPAEDILTKIGGVEYAATEVSSITQMLQTGNETSNYRELLQPKLLKIVGLGIFIAMFQQWCGINVIFNYAQEIFSAAGYDVSGMMFNIVITGIVNLLFTLVAINTVDRWGRRPLMLLGSGGLMVTYAILGACYYYEVKGFVVLLVVLTAIACYAMTLAPITWVLLSEIFPNRVRGAAMSLCVSALWIACFALTATFKPINVALGASGTFWLYGFICLIGFVVLYFKVPETKNKSLEEIERDWT; this is encoded by the coding sequence TTGGGAAACAACAATTCCTTTCACATTGGTTACATCTTTCGGATATCTCTGGTTGCTGCGTTCGGGGGCTTGTTGTTTGGATACGACTGGGTCGTCATCGGTGGTGCAAAGCCTTTTTACGAACCGTACTTTGATTTAGTCGGTCCCGACAAAGCTTGGCTATCGGGCTGGGCGATGAGTTCCGCGTTGTCAGGATGTCTTGCCGGAGCATTGCTATCGGGTGCTTTCACCGATTCAATGGGACGGAAGAAGATGCTCATTATCGCAGCGATCCTATTCACCGCCTCAGCGATTTGGACCGCATTTTCGCAAAGCTTCAGCACCTTCATCGTCGCTCGTATTCTCGGTGGAATTGGGATCGGCTTGGCATCCAATGTGTCTCCGATCTATATCGCTGAAGTCTCTCCGACATCGATGCGAGGCAAGTTCGTTTCGCTGAACCAACTGACCATCGTGATCGGCGTGCTCGCCGCCCAGGTTGTGAATCTATTGATCTACAACTATTCCCCGATTGACCGCGAGGCCACCGCCGACGTCATTCTGAATTCCTGGAGCGGCCAATACGGATGGCGTTGGATGTTCGCCGCCGAGGCCATCCCGGCCGGACTATTTTTCTTGCTGGCGTTAGTTATTCCGGAATCACCTCGGTGGTTGCTTCAGCAAAATCGAACCGGTCCGGCGGAAGACATCCTGACCAAGATCGGCGGCGTCGAGTACGCGGCGACAGAAGTTTCAAGTATCACACAAATGCTGCAGACCGGAAACGAAACGTCCAACTATCGCGAGCTCCTGCAACCGAAACTACTGAAGATCGTCGGCTTGGGAATCTTCATCGCCATGTTCCAGCAGTGGTGCGGAATCAACGTCATTTTCAACTACGCACAAGAGATCTTTTCCGCAGCGGGATACGATGTCAGCGGCATGATGTTTAACATTGTCATCACGGGAATCGTGAATCTGTTGTTCACGCTGGTCGCCATCAACACCGTCGACCGGTGGGGGCGACGTCCGCTGATGCTGCTCGGATCGGGCGGGCTGATGGTGACCTATGCGATTTTGGGTGCTTGTTACTACTACGAAGTGAAAGGGTTTGTCGTGCTATTGGTCGTGCTAACGGCGATCGCCTGCTACGCGATGACGCTTGCACCGATCACCTGGGTGTTGCTTTCGGAAATCTTCCCCAACCGAGTCCGCGGTGCCGCCATGAGTCTCTGTGTGTCGGCTCTCTGGATCGCATGCTTTGCGTTGACCGCGACCTTCAAACCCATCAACGTCGCGCTTGGTGCGTCGGGCACCTTCTGGCTCTATGGATTCATTTGTTTGATCGGTTTCGTAGTCCTGTATTTCAAGGTGCCCGAAACGAAAAACAAGTCTCTCGAAGAAATTGAACGAGACTGGACCTAG
- a CDS encoding DUF5107 domain-containing protein: MNTNKTARVWQEPITIPTYGVGSPDPNPMFLDKRVYQGSSGSVYPFPVIDRIDDEKHDKEWQAVFLENEYLKVMVLPELGGRIQMALDKTNDYHFVYYNRVIKPALVGLAGPWISGGIEFNWPQHHRPNTYGPVDFQLETGDDGSATVWCHEIDRMHRTECRYGIRLYADRAIVEIDAHVANRTSLPQTFLWWANPAVAVDDNHQSIFPPDVSAVLDHGKRDVSTFPIATGTYYKVDYSTGNDQIGDQRGTDISRYRNIPVPTSYMAYKSDYDFVGTYDHGRQAGLLHVCDHHVSPGKKQWTWGNGEFGQAWDRHLTDEDGPYIELMCGVYTDNQPDFTWLMPGEQKSFTQYFMPYKGVGLIGNATTDAAVGMDVTNAKAEIRVYTTGRHENAKVTLTAEGTVLNETSFDADPHQHFETIVDLPRAFEASQLTVSVHDHDGRTLVSWNPPSGTVHEVPDAATAIDSPEEIDSLESLFLAGQHIEQYRHATRRAMEYYDEGLRRDSGDIRVNNAKGKLLYRQGQFAKSVSHFERAIDRMTRHNPNPYDGEPLYNLGLAKTMLSEHDAAYDAFYKATWNAGWASPSFFELARLAAGRGKRDEAIQFCERCLENNLNHSQASHLLVCLHRGTERQSELVARELSRNPFNFGVLFEQAIVRDDYDSFETATRNEPNTIIEIAIDYAAFGDFESASAVLSHLISRVDQVPAMLRYYLAYYLDKLSKDSESATQRKLARATGQEDLYFANKLEDIAVLRSAMKCPEGDFVAAYQLGNLWYDRRQYDEAIACWEESSKLNPNFATVWRNLSLAYFNQQDDGDRAWSAMEKAFDLDQNDPRVLFELDQLALRLGQQPKRRLQRLQQNRNLVDARDDLYLQLCTLHNLAGEHSLALDLLLARNFRPWEGGEGKVPAQYIIARVQLAQRSFEKGDSAEAIEHLEQALKWPHNLGEGKLLGVQDNEIHYYLGCVYESLADTDNATRHFQAASEGLGEPTSAMYYNDQPPETIYYQGLAQEKLNHHQKAVERFERLIDYGKQHIDDEVTIDYFAVSLPLFLVFEADLKQNNQIHCRYMMALGSLGLGNVQEAKDQFSSILAMDPAHTGVALHQIRTNSRSSRGQAPMATHT, encoded by the coding sequence ATGAATACGAATAAGACTGCCCGGGTATGGCAAGAACCCATTACGATTCCTACGTATGGGGTCGGTTCGCCCGATCCCAACCCAATGTTTCTTGACAAACGCGTCTATCAAGGCAGTAGCGGTTCGGTTTATCCGTTCCCAGTGATTGATCGAATCGACGATGAGAAACACGACAAGGAATGGCAGGCCGTTTTCCTGGAAAACGAATACCTGAAAGTGATGGTGTTGCCGGAACTGGGCGGCCGAATCCAAATGGCGTTGGACAAAACCAACGACTACCACTTCGTTTACTACAACCGCGTTATCAAACCCGCATTGGTGGGATTGGCGGGGCCATGGATCAGTGGCGGAATCGAGTTCAACTGGCCGCAACACCACCGGCCCAACACGTATGGTCCCGTTGACTTTCAATTGGAAACCGGCGACGACGGATCCGCGACCGTATGGTGCCACGAAATTGATCGGATGCACCGGACCGAATGCCGGTACGGGATCAGGTTGTACGCCGACCGTGCGATCGTCGAGATTGATGCGCACGTAGCCAACCGAACCTCACTTCCGCAGACATTTTTGTGGTGGGCCAACCCCGCGGTTGCGGTCGACGACAACCATCAATCGATTTTCCCGCCGGATGTCAGCGCCGTCTTAGATCACGGAAAACGAGATGTATCGACATTCCCGATCGCCACCGGCACCTATTACAAAGTCGACTACTCAACCGGCAATGATCAGATCGGGGATCAACGTGGAACCGACATTTCACGGTACCGCAATATTCCCGTCCCAACGTCCTACATGGCTTACAAAAGCGACTATGACTTTGTTGGCACTTACGACCATGGGCGACAAGCTGGTCTGCTGCACGTTTGCGACCATCATGTTAGCCCCGGCAAGAAACAATGGACGTGGGGAAACGGAGAGTTCGGCCAAGCTTGGGACCGACATTTAACAGACGAAGACGGTCCCTATATCGAACTGATGTGTGGAGTCTACACCGACAACCAACCCGACTTCACGTGGCTGATGCCGGGCGAGCAGAAGTCGTTCACACAGTACTTCATGCCGTACAAGGGTGTCGGCTTGATCGGCAACGCAACCACTGATGCGGCGGTCGGCATGGACGTCACCAACGCGAAGGCCGAAATTCGAGTCTACACGACCGGCCGTCATGAAAACGCAAAAGTCACTTTGACTGCCGAAGGGACGGTCCTCAACGAAACAAGCTTTGATGCGGATCCGCACCAACATTTCGAGACCATTGTTGATTTACCCCGTGCCTTCGAAGCGAGTCAATTGACTGTTTCGGTACACGACCACGATGGCCGAACCTTGGTGTCATGGAATCCGCCAAGCGGCACCGTTCACGAAGTGCCCGACGCTGCAACTGCGATCGATTCGCCGGAAGAAATCGACTCACTCGAATCGCTGTTCCTAGCGGGACAACACATTGAACAGTATCGCCACGCCACCCGACGAGCAATGGAGTATTACGACGAAGGTCTGCGGCGGGACAGTGGTGATATTCGAGTCAACAATGCCAAAGGAAAACTCCTTTATCGCCAGGGCCAATTCGCGAAATCGGTCAGCCATTTCGAGCGAGCCATCGATCGCATGACTCGGCACAACCCCAACCCTTATGATGGCGAACCGCTCTACAATCTCGGTTTGGCAAAGACGATGCTGTCCGAGCACGACGCGGCGTACGACGCTTTCTACAAAGCAACTTGGAACGCCGGATGGGCGTCACCTTCATTCTTCGAACTCGCACGTTTGGCGGCAGGCCGTGGAAAACGAGACGAGGCGATCCAGTTTTGCGAACGATGTCTCGAAAACAACCTCAACCATAGCCAAGCGTCCCATCTGCTCGTTTGCTTGCATCGAGGCACGGAACGACAGTCCGAATTGGTTGCTCGAGAACTGTCGAGAAACCCATTTAACTTCGGCGTGCTCTTTGAACAAGCAATCGTTCGCGACGATTACGACTCGTTCGAAACGGCCACTCGAAATGAGCCCAATACGATCATCGAAATCGCGATCGACTACGCAGCGTTTGGCGATTTTGAATCGGCGTCCGCGGTGTTGTCACACCTGATTTCCAGAGTCGATCAAGTTCCCGCAATGTTGCGTTACTATCTTGCGTACTACTTGGACAAGCTCTCGAAAGATTCCGAATCGGCAACGCAGCGCAAACTGGCCAGAGCCACTGGCCAGGAGGATCTCTATTTTGCGAACAAGCTTGAAGACATCGCTGTTTTGAGATCCGCAATGAAGTGCCCCGAGGGCGATTTCGTTGCGGCTTATCAGCTGGGTAATCTTTGGTACGACCGCCGGCAATACGATGAGGCAATCGCATGCTGGGAAGAATCCAGCAAATTGAATCCGAACTTCGCTACCGTGTGGCGGAACTTATCTTTGGCATATTTCAACCAACAAGACGATGGTGATCGGGCATGGTCGGCGATGGAGAAGGCTTTTGACCTGGATCAAAACGATCCTCGGGTGCTCTTCGAACTCGATCAGCTTGCGTTGCGTTTGGGCCAGCAACCCAAACGGCGACTGCAACGACTGCAACAGAATCGCAATCTGGTTGATGCTCGCGATGATCTCTATTTGCAATTGTGCACCCTTCACAACCTAGCGGGTGAGCATTCGCTTGCTCTCGACCTGCTACTGGCAAGAAATTTCCGGCCATGGGAAGGTGGCGAAGGGAAGGTCCCTGCTCAGTACATTATCGCCCGGGTTCAACTCGCGCAGCGGTCGTTCGAAAAAGGTGATTCCGCCGAAGCAATCGAACACCTTGAACAAGCTCTCAAGTGGCCTCACAATTTGGGTGAAGGCAAGTTGCTTGGCGTTCAGGACAACGAGATTCACTATTACCTTGGATGCGTCTACGAGTCGCTCGCAGATACGGACAACGCCACGCGGCATTTCCAGGCGGCTAGCGAGGGACTTGGTGAGCCCACATCGGCGATGTATTACAACGACCAGCCTCCCGAAACAATCTACTACCAAGGATTGGCACAAGAGAAGTTGAACCACCATCAAAAGGCGGTCGAACGATTTGAGCGACTCATTGATTACGGGAAGCAGCATATCGATGATGAGGTCACGATTGACTATTTTGCGGTCTCCTTGCCACTGTTTTTGGTGTTTGAAGCGGACCTCAAACAAAACAACCAAATTCACTGTCGATACATGATGGCACTGGGCTCTCTTGGCTTGGGAAATGTGCAAGAAGCCAAGGACCAGTTCTCTTCAATACTTGCGATGGACCCTGCGCACACTGGCGTCGCTTTGCATCAAATTCGAACAAACAGTCGCTCGAGCAGAGGTCAGGCACCGATGGCAACACACACCTGA